In Megalopta genalis isolate 19385.01 chromosome 17, iyMegGena1_principal, whole genome shotgun sequence, a single genomic region encodes these proteins:
- the LOC143260708 gene encoding uncharacterized protein LOC143260708 isoform X2, which produces MEPQEKGMDDKGAEPALRRDTPSGFSNSLWRIRHKKTRPPKAGCTYAFFGFARRTHRNKTIKTLGNSIMTYGCIKSAV; this is translated from the exons ATGGAGCCGCAGGAAAAAGGCATGGACGATAAAGGAGCGGAGCCGGCTC TGAGAAGGGATACGCCATCTGGCTTTTCTAATAGTCTGTGGCGGatcagacataaaaagacacgtcctccaaaagcggggtgtacatatgcctttttcgggttcgcaaggcgtacacatcgcaataaaacaataaaaacgttgggaaaCAGCATCATGACGTATGG